The genomic DNA GTCGCAGCCCTTACGACGTCGCGAGAGCCATCATGATGGACGACAGCCTCTACCTTGCCAACATCCGTCTCAAGCAATTTCGGAGCTTTGCGGAGCTCAACATTGACTTGCCGGCAGAGCCGTCTGTTCTCATTGTTCATGGCAGCAATGGCCTCGGAAAATCGTCGCTCTTCGACGCGCTCGAATGGACATTGACCGACAAGATTGATCATTTTCGCGATGTTAATGGCGTAAAGAAAGTCGGCAAATATCTCTGTCGCTGGCGCAATGGAGATGGCGGCCCGACGAGCGCAGCCATGACGTTCTCCGACGGCAGCTCGATAGAACGGATGCTGTCTTCTGCCGAGGCGACGAATTCTGTACGCGGTGGGAATATCGAAAATATCGGCGCTTTCCTTAAAGCGCCAGCCTGGGATCATACGATTCAGTCCTTGCAGCATTATCTTTTGCTCACGCATTTCTTGGGCCAATCGACACTGTCGCGTCTCACTCATAGGACAGCGGCCGAGCGCTTCGAAATGCTCAAGGAAGCCGCGCAAAGTCGGGAGATCGAAGAGCTCGCCATCGCTCTGCACGGAAAAGGCAATACGATAGCTTCCAGGGCATTCTCCCGACGCATCGATCAGCTCGAAAAAGAAGTTGATCGGCTTGATGAGCTCCTCGCGCAGGAGGCTGAACTTTGGAAAGGGGCCCAGGCGCAAGGCGCGCTCGATCCTGTGAGCACAGCCACCCTTGGTCGATCACTGCTGATTGAGATCGAGGCTGCGCGTACGGAATTCACGCTAGGACCGATCTTTCAGCAAGCAACTGCCGCGATTGAACTCGGCGAGCTTACCGCGATATGGAATGATGCCCGGGCCCAGGTTCGCAATAGGGAGGCACAATTGCGCCGAGCAGAGCAGCTTGTCGAGGAGTCTGGACGCCGTACAAGGTTACTGGTCGAGGCCGATGCGGCGTTCGAAGAAACTCAGACCGAGCAGATCCGACTGGCCGCGCGATCGCAGGAGTTAGCGGCGACTCGTATTCCACAGCAGGAGGTCGCGACGCGGGCGCTAGAGATGCAGGTCACTGCTGCTGCTCGCTTCAATTCGCTCAGTTCGCTGCGTGCCGCCGTCGAACAATATCGCGAGCAACATAATGCGGTAGCGGAAGCTATGGCAAGGGCTGAGGCGGCAGATGCGGCCCTTATCGGATTCGAGAGGGGGACATTGATGCTCGACCGGCGCGGCGCGATCGTCGCGAGGCTTCGAGTGGATTCCGACCGCATCACCAGAGAACTCGTCGACGCAAACCGGCAACGGGATCAGTGCAAGCAGTGGCTTGATCGCGCTGAAGAACTGGACCAGCTGCGCCGCGCCCTCAATCGTGATCGTGACGCCTCTCCCGACATCGACCGGAATATCCGCGAGCTGGAGATCTCCGAACAAAGCGCACGGTCAAGGGAAATCAGCCAGAGACAGGTGCTTCATCAGCTGCAACAGGTTACGGGGGCGATATCGCAGGCGGTAACGACAATTGCGACTCATCTCCCGGAGGACGTGTGTCATTGCCCGGTCTGCGCGACTCATTTCGATCAGCCATCCCTATTGCGCGAACGAGCATCAGGTGCGGCAGAACGCCTGGCGCCACTCCTCGTGGCACAGGAGCAGCACGTTGTCCGCGCCACCGAAGAACGCGAAGCATTGACAGAGGAACTAGCCGAGCAGCGCGCCGTACTCGCTCGGATTAGTGACACTGAGAAGAAGGTCGTCGCCGAAGCTGCTGTGAATGCCGATCTTGCCGCCGTCTTAGGAGTAGCGGACGTGCTTGACGTCTCCGCGGTGACGCGACTGCGCGATGAGGCATTGCAGTCCGCCAATCGCCTGTCATGGCGCTTCCGACGCCTAGAACATTGGCGGCAACGCCTAAACGATGTTTCCGGTACACCGCTTGCCCAGGCACTAACCGGAGCGATCAAACGCCGGGGCGACCTTGTCCGTGCCAAGGAATCTTCCGACCGGCATGCAGGTCTCGCACGCCAGGCCGCCGAGGCGGCTCTGGCCAACGTCATCGCGCAAGAAGGGATGCTGGGATTGGACTCCGGAACGGCAGATCACGATCATCAGGACGCTTATATCGCCGGAGAAACCGCGCTCGCTCAGGCCAAAGCAGCGGCAGATCAGGCTATCAAAACGCTGACTGAGACTGACGCAGCGCTATCGGAAGCAAGGGCAAAGGATGCAAGTCTCACGGCGCGTATGGCAGACCTAACTCTTCGCATAGCAGACTACCGCAGAGCGTTTGACGAAGACCGACGTGCGTGGGGCGAGCTCGGCTTCACTGGGACACAGCCCAATCAGGTCGAGGCGAATGGCGGCAAGGCCGCTCTCGTACGTGCAATCGAGCGTCTGGACCGTGCAAAAGACATATTGCAGCAGCTCACCGATAGCGCAGCTGCATGGGCGCGGCAGGAAAGCCATCGCTCGGCTCTTGAGCGCTTACGCGAAGCAATCGACGGCGCCCCGAACAGCGATCGCGACCAAATCCGCACGGCGGCTGAGACTGTCGCCGGCACGCGTCGCCGGCTGAAGGAGGCGACGACGGAAACCAAGGCCATCGCGCGCGCGGCCAGTGCAGATATTTTAGACCAAGTAGCGGACTTCAACGCAGCCTATATCGAGCCGCTCGACGATCTGATGAAGCAGATTAATCTTGCGATCTTGTGCGACCCACGAATTGGTATCGACCTACAGGTAAAGAACAAGAAAATCGAGCAGGTTGCTTACAAGACAGGCGAAGTCCCTGAGGGAATAGGTGATATCGATCCCGCTCTTGTCCATAGCGAGGGGCAAATGGCCGCGCTTGGAGTTAGCATGCTTGCGGCGGCGAGCCTCACTTATCCTTGGTCACGCTGGCGCGCGCTGATTCTCGACGACCCCCTGCAGCATAATGATGCCATTCACGCGTCGGCCTTCGCTGACCTGATGGGCAACATCGTCCGGGATCGCCGCTATCAATTGCTGCTCTCGACACATGATGTCGCGCAGGCGGAGTTCCTCAGGCGCAAGTTCGATTCGCGCGGCATTCCATGTTCCCTGCTCAACCTTTTAGGTACCGGTCGGGAGGGAGTCGAATGGAAGCTGCACTCGCCACGCACTGCAATTCCGCATGCCGCTGCCGGATAGCAGTTCGCCACTGTCCAACATTTGTCAAAGATGGCCGAGCTGTCATCGTAATCGACAACCAGTAGGCCCTACGAATCAAGGAGTCGTGCTGCCGGATTGCCCGCAGCTCCTCCGGACTGAAAGTACCCCATGACACTTGATACGGCACGGTGTTCGGTCATCGCCATGATCGCCGGCAACGGCACGCCCCGGCGGCTCGCCTCAGTCACAAAGCCCGAGCGCAGACTGTGTCCACCAAAGTCACCCTCAAGCCCCGCCAACTTGGCGCGCCGCTGGACGATTTCGCCAACAGCGGCCGGTGACAGGGCAGGGCCGACCCGGAGTTTCCACAGCCGCCGAAAGATCGCCCCCTCGGTGATCCCGGCGGCACCCAGCCAGGCTTCCAGCGCCGCGGCTGCCCGATCGAGCACCGGCTTGTCCGGCGTCGAAGTGGCGGTAACGCCGCCTTGCTGGGTCTTGCTGTGCTCGAGGCGATAGATATACGCCTGCGGCCCGATCCGGCGCAGGTCGCGCAGATCGGCGGCGGCGATCTCGCTGCGCCGACGGCCGCCACTGGCGAAGCCGAAGCAAAGCAGGGCGCAATCGCGCAGGCCTTCCAGGCTGTCGTCGCAGGTGGCGAGCATCGCCTCAAGCTCGGCCAGGGTGATCGCGGTCTTCTTGTGTGGCCGCTCGCCGCGCTTGACCGCCGCCCGGCCCGCGCGGCTGAGCACTGTGCGGATCGCCGGCTGCTCGCACGGGTTCGGCAGCTGCTTAAGCCGGTGGGCGGTGGACAGCACCGCGACCCGATGGCGCACGGTGGCCAGGGTCCACGGGCCCGGCTTGGCCTTAAGCCCCGCGGCGACAAGCGCCTGGTCGACGGCCGGCGGCAGTTCCCAGGCCAGCTCGCCCTCGGCTGAGCGCCGCACCAGATGGTCGACCACAAACTGCAGCACGGCGGCTTCCGGCACCGGGAGCGCCAGTTCGATGGCGTAGCGGGCCGCGTGCCAGCCGGCCCAGTAGCGCAGGGCACTGGCGTAGCTGCGCGTGGTGTTGGCGGCCGCGGCCTCGGCGAGCAGTTCGCGCACCGCATCGGCCGCTTGCTGGGCCAACTGGATTGGCAGCGCCAAGCTGGAAGCGGGGTGGGCGAGGGGGGAAATCGTGGAAATATCTTTCATAATATGTAATGTATAATACGAAATAGGGTGTCTATCCACGATAATCATCACTTATCGCGAGTACGTCAAGGTAAGGGCAGGGCACTGATCAAGGGGACCGAGGTATGGCACGAGGCATCACTCAGGAGCAGGTCAATAGGGCCGCTGACGCCTTATTGACCGCCGGCGAGAATCCGACCGTGGAAAAGATTCGCGCAGCATTGGGGACCGGTTCACCGAACACTGTTACGCGCATGCTCGATACTTGGCGCGTCAACCTCGGCGAACGGTTGCATCGTCTTCAGTCGCTGCCCGGAATCCCGGCTGACGTGGGGCAGGCGATGGCCGAGCTGTGGCGTGTCGCGGTCGAGCATGCCGACCTTCTCCTCCAAGCACGGCTGAGTGACGATCGTGCCGCACTGACCGCCGCCGAAGCGCGTCTCGCGGATGAGCGCACTCGCTGGGCCGCCACCCTGGCTGAGGCCGAAATGGCGGTTGCCCAAGCGCAAGCGCGCCGGGAGCTGGTCGAACATGCGTGCGCCACATTGGATGGCCAATTACGGGACAGCCATGCCTTACGCGATGACGTGCTTCAACAACGTGATCGCGTACAGGCAATAACGGATCAGCAGCGCGCGGAGATCGAAGCACTACGTGCCGAGCAAGCCTTGCTGGGCACGGCCATGCGCATCGAACGCGAACAGCATACTGCGCATATGCGTGACGCAGAGAATCGCGCTCATCAGGAAGTGGACCGTGCACGCCAGGAAACCAAGTTGCTTCCCGGTCGTGCTGCTGCACTGGAAGCAGCACTCTCCCAGCAGAAGGTAGTCAAAGCATCATCCAAGGCGAGCAAAGCCAAATCACCAGCACGACCAAAGGCAACGGAACGGCGCAAGAAGTAGCCCCGGTCCTCGTGGCAGCAGGGAAGGGAGCAAAACTCGAGGGCCAAAGGATGCGTCTTAAATTAATATCTGCCTTGCTTTCGGAGCACTAAGACCAATGTCTCGACAACTCTTTTATTCCTCCCTCGCGAGGAACATGACCCAGGCAGCGCAATGAGCCAGCCGTTCGTATCCATGATCTCTTTTGATCTGAGTGAAAACCTTCGGCGTGAGGTTGTCAGGTTTGTTCGTATAAAACACGAAATTGACGACTGGGCACATTACGGAAAGCATCGATGGGCGATTCCAGAAGGACTTATTCGGGAAACCTCCAGCA from Dyella sp. GSA-30 includes the following:
- a CDS encoding DNA-binding protein, whose protein sequence is MARGITQEQVNRAADALLTAGENPTVEKIRAALGTGSPNTVTRMLDTWRVNLGERLHRLQSLPGIPADVGQAMAELWRVAVEHADLLLQARLSDDRAALTAAEARLADERTRWAATLAEAEMAVAQAQARRELVEHACATLDGQLRDSHALRDDVLQQRDRVQAITDQQRAEIEALRAEQALLGTAMRIEREQHTAHMRDAENRAHQEVDRARQETKLLPGRAAALEAALSQQKVVKASSKASKAKSPARPKATERRKK
- a CDS encoding AAA family ATPase; the protein is MMDDSLYLANIRLKQFRSFAELNIDLPAEPSVLIVHGSNGLGKSSLFDALEWTLTDKIDHFRDVNGVKKVGKYLCRWRNGDGGPTSAAMTFSDGSSIERMLSSAEATNSVRGGNIENIGAFLKAPAWDHTIQSLQHYLLLTHFLGQSTLSRLTHRTAAERFEMLKEAAQSREIEELAIALHGKGNTIASRAFSRRIDQLEKEVDRLDELLAQEAELWKGAQAQGALDPVSTATLGRSLLIEIEAARTEFTLGPIFQQATAAIELGELTAIWNDARAQVRNREAQLRRAEQLVEESGRRTRLLVEADAAFEETQTEQIRLAARSQELAATRIPQQEVATRALEMQVTAAARFNSLSSLRAAVEQYREQHNAVAEAMARAEAADAALIGFERGTLMLDRRGAIVARLRVDSDRITRELVDANRQRDQCKQWLDRAEELDQLRRALNRDRDASPDIDRNIRELEISEQSARSREISQRQVLHQLQQVTGAISQAVTTIATHLPEDVCHCPVCATHFDQPSLLRERASGAAERLAPLLVAQEQHVVRATEEREALTEELAEQRAVLARISDTEKKVVAEAAVNADLAAVLGVADVLDVSAVTRLRDEALQSANRLSWRFRRLEHWRQRLNDVSGTPLAQALTGAIKRRGDLVRAKESSDRHAGLARQAAEAALANVIAQEGMLGLDSGTADHDHQDAYIAGETALAQAKAAADQAIKTLTETDAALSEARAKDASLTARMADLTLRIADYRRAFDEDRRAWGELGFTGTQPNQVEANGGKAALVRAIERLDRAKDILQQLTDSAAAWARQESHRSALERLREAIDGAPNSDRDQIRTAAETVAGTRRRLKEATTETKAIARAASADILDQVADFNAAYIEPLDDLMKQINLAILCDPRIGIDLQVKNKKIEQVAYKTGEVPEGIGDIDPALVHSEGQMAALGVSMLAAASLTYPWSRWRALILDDPLQHNDAIHASAFADLMGNIVRDRRYQLLLSTHDVAQAEFLRRKFDSRGIPCSLLNLLGTGREGVEWKLHSPRTAIPHAAAG
- a CDS encoding site-specific integrase → MKDISTISPLAHPASSLALPIQLAQQAADAVRELLAEAAAANTTRSYASALRYWAGWHAARYAIELALPVPEAAVLQFVVDHLVRRSAEGELAWELPPAVDQALVAAGLKAKPGPWTLATVRHRVAVLSTAHRLKQLPNPCEQPAIRTVLSRAGRAAVKRGERPHKKTAITLAELEAMLATCDDSLEGLRDCALLCFGFASGGRRRSEIAAADLRDLRRIGPQAYIYRLEHSKTQQGGVTATSTPDKPVLDRAAAALEAWLGAAGITEGAIFRRLWKLRVGPALSPAAVGEIVQRRAKLAGLEGDFGGHSLRSGFVTEASRRGVPLPAIMAMTEHRAVSSVMGYFQSGGAAGNPAARLLDS